The Sinomicrobium kalidii genome contains a region encoding:
- a CDS encoding dipeptidyl-peptidase 3 family protein, which produces MNTKAFLGLSLALAISVSCADNKKESTVKKEPVAEKKFDYEVDRFADIRILRYRIPGWENLSLKEQKLVYYLTQARLSGRDIMWDQNYRHNLAIRKALENIYTTYEGDKSSENWEAFEVYLKRVWFSNGIHHHYSNDKIKPGFDRTYLENLLKETGTTLDEAIVAVLFNDADTKKVNLDASRGLIKGSAVNFYGEGITADEVDAFYADMKSPDPEKPLSFGLNSKLVKEDGKLVEKVWKSGGMYGEAIDRIIHWLEKAKEVAENEKQAHALGLLIEYYRTGDLRTWDDYNVAWTEATEGNIDYINSFIEVYNDPKGYRGSYESIVQIKDFEMSKKMEVLAHNAQWFEDNSPLMPEHKKENVVGVSYKTVVVAGEAGDASPSTPIGVNLPNANWIRTAHGSKSVSLGNIIEAYNNAGSGDRLKEFVNDEEELELAKKYGKLGGKLHTALHEVIGHASGKLNPGVGETKETLKNYASTLEEGRADLVGLYYIMDPKLQELGLVDDYRKVAMAEYDGYIRNGLLTQLIRLEPGRDVEEAHMRNRQWVSAWVFEKGKKDNVIEKVNRDGKTYYNINDYDKLRELFGELLRETQRIKSEGDYEAAEALVEGYGVKVDQAIHREVLERNKAFKSAPYSGFVNPVLVPETNEAGEITAIKVTRPGNFEEQMLYYAGNYSFLPVNN; this is translated from the coding sequence ATGAATACCAAAGCATTTTTAGGCCTTTCGCTGGCCCTGGCAATCTCTGTTTCCTGTGCCGATAATAAGAAGGAAAGTACGGTGAAAAAAGAACCGGTTGCCGAAAAAAAGTTTGACTACGAGGTAGACCGGTTTGCCGATATCCGCATACTCCGCTACCGGATCCCGGGCTGGGAAAACCTGAGTTTGAAAGAACAAAAGCTGGTGTACTACCTTACACAGGCCAGACTGAGTGGGAGGGACATCATGTGGGACCAGAATTATCGTCATAACCTGGCCATACGGAAAGCCCTGGAAAACATTTATACTACTTATGAAGGCGATAAAAGCTCGGAAAACTGGGAAGCATTTGAAGTTTATCTTAAGAGGGTATGGTTTTCCAACGGTATTCACCATCACTATTCCAATGATAAAATAAAACCCGGTTTTGACAGGACGTATCTGGAAAACCTGTTAAAGGAGACCGGTACGACACTGGATGAAGCTATTGTGGCAGTACTTTTTAATGATGCGGACACCAAGAAAGTTAACCTCGACGCTTCCAGGGGACTTATAAAAGGATCGGCCGTGAACTTTTACGGAGAAGGGATCACTGCCGATGAAGTAGATGCCTTTTATGCCGATATGAAATCACCCGATCCGGAAAAACCGCTGTCGTTCGGACTCAATTCCAAACTGGTAAAGGAAGACGGGAAACTGGTAGAGAAAGTATGGAAGAGCGGCGGAATGTACGGGGAAGCCATAGACAGGATCATTCACTGGCTGGAAAAGGCTAAGGAAGTAGCGGAAAACGAAAAGCAGGCCCATGCACTCGGCCTCCTTATTGAATATTACAGAACAGGAGACCTCCGGACCTGGGACGACTACAATGTGGCCTGGACCGAAGCCACCGAAGGGAATATAGATTATATAAACAGCTTTATAGAAGTGTATAACGATCCCAAGGGATACCGTGGCTCATACGAATCTATCGTGCAGATCAAGGATTTTGAAATGTCAAAGAAGATGGAGGTCCTGGCCCACAATGCACAGTGGTTTGAGGACAATTCCCCTTTAATGCCCGAACATAAAAAGGAAAATGTGGTGGGGGTATCCTATAAAACGGTTGTAGTAGCGGGAGAAGCAGGAGATGCCTCCCCAAGCACACCCATCGGGGTGAATTTGCCCAATGCCAACTGGATCAGGACTGCACACGGTTCCAAATCGGTTTCTCTGGGCAACATTATTGAAGCCTATAATAATGCCGGAAGCGGGGATCGTTTAAAAGAGTTTGTAAACGATGAGGAAGAACTGGAACTCGCCAAAAAGTACGGAAAACTGGGAGGTAAATTGCATACGGCCCTTCACGAGGTTATCGGCCATGCTTCCGGAAAACTGAATCCCGGAGTGGGTGAAACCAAGGAAACGCTGAAAAATTATGCATCGACCCTGGAAGAAGGAAGAGCAGACCTGGTAGGGCTGTATTATATCATGGACCCGAAATTACAGGAACTCGGACTGGTAGATGATTACCGCAAAGTGGCCATGGCCGAATATGACGGCTATATCCGGAACGGATTGTTAACGCAGCTTATACGCCTGGAACCCGGACGCGATGTGGAAGAAGCCCATATGCGCAACCGCCAGTGGGTATCGGCCTGGGTATTTGAAAAAGGGAAAAAAGACAATGTTATTGAAAAGGTAAACCGGGACGGAAAGACCTATTACAATATCAACGATTATGACAAGCTCAGGGAACTGTTCGGGGAATTGCTCCGGGAAACCCAGCGTATAAAGTCCGAAGGCGATTATGAAGCTGCTGAAGCATTGGTAGAAGGCTATGGTGTAAAAGTAGACCAGGCCATCCACAGAGAGGTTCTGGAAAGGAATAAGGCCTTTAAATCTGCACCGTACAGCGGGTTTGTAAATCCCGTACTGGTGCCGGAAACAAACGAAGCCGGAGAGATTACGGCGATTAAGGTCACCCGGCCCGGGAATTTTGAGGAGCAAATGCTCTACTATGCCGGAAATTACAGCTTCCTGCCTGTTAATAACTAA
- a CDS encoding YeeE/YedE family protein has translation MDFIYKPFPWYLSGFLIGIVMLLLIYLGKNFGMSSNLRTLCSAFGAGKCARFFKFDWKTQRWNLVVVLGAMIGGFISVHFLSDGSGVNINPDTVAQLKEMHIDAPQGKLLPDAVFGMENALTIKGLLILLGGGFLVGFGSRYAGGCTSGHAISGISNLQLPSLIAVIGFFLGGLLMAHFILPLIF, from the coding sequence ATGGATTTTATCTACAAGCCTTTTCCCTGGTACCTCTCCGGTTTTTTGATCGGTATTGTAATGCTCCTGCTTATCTACCTGGGGAAAAATTTCGGCATGTCTTCAAACCTTCGCACCCTGTGTTCTGCTTTTGGCGCCGGTAAATGTGCCCGTTTCTTTAAATTCGACTGGAAGACCCAGCGCTGGAACCTGGTAGTTGTACTCGGGGCCATGATAGGCGGATTTATTTCGGTACACTTCCTTTCGGATGGCAGCGGTGTAAACATCAATCCCGATACGGTTGCACAGCTAAAGGAAATGCACATCGATGCCCCGCAGGGTAAGCTATTGCCGGATGCCGTATTCGGTATGGAAAATGCTCTTACGATCAAAGGGCTGCTCATCCTTTTGGGGGGCGGATTCCTGGTTGGTTTCGGATCGCGATATGCCGGGGGATGCACTTCAGGACACGCCATAAGCGGTATCAGCAATTTACAGCTTCCCTCCCTTATAGCCGTTATCGGTTTTTTCCTGGGCGGGTTGCTTATGGCCCATTTTATATTGCCACTTATTTTTTAA
- a CDS encoding DUF6691 family protein, whose translation MKYIKFLLVGIFFGIVLTKSEAVSWYRIYEMFHFQSFHMYGIIMVAILTGFTGIRIFKRTGTKNTEGQKIQIADKEKGITRYLAGGILFGLGWALAGACPGPMYILFGAGFWSMAIVIFGALLGTFVYGLLKNKLPH comes from the coding sequence ATGAAATATATCAAATTTTTGCTAGTCGGAATCTTTTTCGGGATTGTCCTTACCAAATCGGAAGCCGTATCGTGGTACAGGATCTACGAAATGTTCCATTTCCAGTCCTTTCACATGTACGGGATCATTATGGTAGCCATACTTACCGGGTTTACAGGCATCCGGATATTTAAACGTACAGGGACTAAAAATACGGAAGGCCAAAAAATACAGATCGCCGACAAGGAAAAAGGAATTACCCGTTACCTCGCGGGTGGTATCCTGTTCGGTTTGGGCTGGGCACTGGCAGGGGCATGTCCCGGGCCCATGTATATCCTTTTCGGGGCAGGATTCTGGAGTATGGCTATTGTTATTTTCGGTGCATTGCTGGGCACTTTTGTATACGGTCTTCTGAAAAACAAATTGCCGCATTAA